In Phocoena phocoena chromosome 8, mPhoPho1.1, whole genome shotgun sequence, the following are encoded in one genomic region:
- the LOC136126956 gene encoding interferon-induced very large GTPase 1-like, with the protein MDTEESTPNELLLRDKNGQDLQEMLREVGLAVEYWLPKLQEHLGVTCAQALQHLEEKELQKLQSQAQHPWEKRALEKLLNLSYSNTLSELQESQVETIKKRQKQAEQALQELREMLAEGRQRQEEAVRKKEAELMQAMEIPKEFWPRPEKSLRDIMENMLGQLKLMEGTLSHRKNLPDRELVRHASGGLALQGIYKTSDQRGLTEKKEELLGVPKEFSLRGPEQSTRMETKEFTSSQKESMFIQAVEKLGFSVTASAKGGGWGFSLEAAMNQSKHSESKETQQSHSKHSYFCSTKFSYIPLASCHFPTDQLQLSKAALQELKCIEDLSRQPEDPDKLPLLRRRTEAFFHRFGSHANQGPLHLGGIYWWKAISEGFQSEQLAEVKQQAAEALDIYIRGSYSGFGVNVAAGVDVSDSHSKTASQRTTFQNLQTKVQLSVAQTGGPPEANGLSQWKAGLVANNQTWCVIDRGIQLVPVWDIILTSHRSDFKDPHQVANCLKDSYTALTGLTAQIQEGEELLSVEKEARLFLEDVKSWEVSDPEEQLKKLINFMQRLSEKIKSYNTWTNICLTDRGLQNFLLDTVNFCKKYSIYETKFIKSQLCSLLDPHIYKVTNFPQAHSIMQWIFQSEPEEENVNITQFSELIKIFKKNQNDLMEVKAKSESTESVEEAQSKVTYEVSLSLGCFLRYLQETGQPDTHILLLLIAAGAGYHAVNNTFQYLLGCDELDFLLDKMQTALDKYQELKNICNYKAQAFLVLTGLTATLGIKVASPEEKTERLALVRHHMGQSLSKEVVHVLTKPGADHDWENLEKDLRLLIDGDYEVTVSSLQMEDVKKQLQSLFHGKKQPHEPHDNESNKREVIENRAFLEILQRLGLEHYYPKMMSRANFHMIYKNPVYNTQPCSERELPFYFLQKLLMLDYGLRYLIIKDDEYTEKQVYPSTSNQEKEAFDPYEDLFEDSNSTTNPSATTNARPYIHPMDIQMAILHCADDFARQYILAKLSICQFALPLLIPNPCNAQIEFSLWSLSQIRRSWQQTGKSIKEEKDNYKNQQMCHVSTPIVSFIRVGNGFSASKSQIMNCLLSKRKHDVFFHRHCKGSSKDCLLMGGVVEVAWFCPGGEDQDRFDNCLTFINLHGDAKEHEKQLAFLQEVSSLIVVLMSTSDDNKETRKIVHDLCQKSKTLICLLDDKEKNVANNSGPRVRIGVRNRNEAELIEELTTTIRRLLELSDTALSLENCAQIARKQGLLIDEDQRECKEAKEKAEILMALLGEMEIPQMKENLLPLQGKLWQLWCKKDKELYHLREKGNRSIEQHKSEIETDKQMIRCQQLRKAFPLNDLMHSVLEILQNHSETHTKLYFLQWLSVFLDNLTAGHLEKLNEKKKALWSLVQKGKQEAPKSNSLKGLQNEIEVISREISDCTLGIEQLLREVGQIYEALEEASSMKDTLFLSLPHIAADLMLSGFPIELMDGDACYVPLRWVTAVFDKVSEKLGNKRLFVLSVLGLQSSGKSTLLNALFGLQFTVSAGRCTRGAYMQLLKVEETFAKELGFDFVLVVDTEGLRAPELSNKSRNRDNELATFVIGLGNLTLINIFGENPSEMQDILQIVVQAFLRMKQVKISPSCLFVHQNVGEITAKDQTMEGRRRLEQRLDQMAATAAEEEQCSDVTRFRDVIKFDVNTHVYYFAHLWDGNPPMAPPNPRYSHNVQELKSRILVTAQQESRGSIMKISDVKFRVQDLWRALLNENFIFSFRNTREVMAMSKLETMYNYWTWELRSHVLSIQDQLINQIQNEKIQTLETHTIEAPVTEKYEAIKQELEKYFNEDPDSEVLVQWKGNFENKLIILKEAFILDSQRKAKELLSFKKNQEKLHNKKSGYEKELLEKSRELALTVKGTQLSEEELHEKFNTLWKKWVYDLSSTHSPIAEPKIEVDSENILLDYFKKEKDRASILNKNYGENFEIKYEKHIKMNKKYLNLVTMTLEVQDKESINMTTNRIVSKVNETINNICRQKHDYNPAYFYEILRIIDEEVKCAPTKERYTFTRKYEIDLALYLFQRASMKFHHMHKEFKRANDPVNYLESKKDDFFMSFKISCQGATSIKTFVDFLWHKLTTAVSNTIKKNMARKIAGDMQATCSAFNGNRANLEKHILISLAEEENFDNCWQYLHNPESYFKNYIENHIKRYCSDKGSEKMKTFLKISSDEIKNAILSAIQASTAVAKDKSSTVSGWLDLFCDHLGSNLIFPRKDLISIEHQEIKDIDFLKEAMSKALDPEMKRVEQNDLYMFVEEIIPEIQKMLTEHLCGCWEQCPCCRAICTNTIPMHDGDHSVPFHRPQAVSGGRWYKTDHFVIDCCTSLVSSDCVLVLGDGRKVPYKNYRQAGGEYARWSITPDTSTQPYWKWFVCHFRLKLQEKYLKRFEGKGKIPDAWDKITKQDVLNDLKKN; encoded by the coding sequence ATGGACACAGAAGAGTCTACCCCTAATGAGCTCCTGCTCAGAGACAAAAATGGGCAAGATCTCCAAGAGATGTTGAGAGAAGTAGGATTGGCAGTTGAGTACTGGTTGCCCAAGCTGCAGGAACACCTGGGTGTGACCTGTGCCCAAGCCTTACAACacctagaagaaaaagaactccAGAAGCTGCAATCCCAGGCACAACATCCCTGGGAGAAAAGGGCCCTGGAGAAGCTGCTTAACCTGTCATACTCAAATACTCTTTCAGAGTTACAGGAGTCTCAGGtggaaacaataaagaaaaggcagaagcagGCAGAACAGGCACTGCAGGAGCTAAGAGAGATGCTGGCAGAAGGGAGGCAGCGACAGGAAGAGGCAGTGAGGAAAAAGGAAGCAGAGCTGATGCAGGCAATGGAGATCCCCAAAGAGTTCTGGCCACGTCCCGAAAAGTCCCTAAGAGACATCATGGAAAACATGCTGGGACAACTCAAACTTATGGAGGGGACACTGTCTCACAGGAAGAACCTTCCAGATAGAGAGCTGGTGCGACATGCATCTGGAGGACTAGCCCTTCAGGGAATTTACAAAACCAGTGATCAAAGGGGCCtgacagagaagaaagaggagctACTCGGTGTCCCCAAGGAGTTCTCACTCCGTGGCCCTGAGCAGAGTACACGGATGGAAACAAAGGAATTTACATCTTCTCAAAAAGAATCCATGTTCATCCAGGCTGTAGAGAAGCTGGGCTTCAGTGTAACTGCCTCAGCAAAGGGTGGAGGTTGGGGATTTAGCCTGGAAGCTGCTATGAATCAGAGCAAACATTCAGAATCCAAGGAAACCCAACAGTCACATTCTAAGCACTCTTACTTCTGCTCAACCAAGTTCAGCTACATCCCACTGGCCTCCTGCCACTTTCCCACTGACCAGCTCCAGCTCTCCAAGGCTGCTCTACAGGAATTGAAATGCATTGAAGACCTTTCACGTCAGCCAGAAGACCCAGACAAACTTCCCTTGCTGAGGCGCAGGACTGAAGCCTTCTTCCACAGGTTTGGCTCTCATGCTAACCAGGGCCCTCTGCACCTGGGAGGAATCTACTGGTGGAAAGCCATTTCAGAGGGCTTCCAAAGTGAGCAGCTGGCAGAAGTGAAACAGCAAGCTGCAGAGGCCCTGGATATTTACATAAGGGGCAGCTACAGTGGCTTTGGAGTGAATGTTGCTGCAGGTGTGGATGTGTCAGACTCTCATTCAAAAACAGCCTCTCAGAGAACAACCTTTCAAAATCTCCAAACCAAAGTCCAATTATCTGTGGCCCAGACAGGTGGCCCACCAGAAGCAAATGGCCTTTCACAGTGGAAAGCTGGCCTAGTTGCCAATAATCAAACCTGGTGTGTCATTGACCGGGGAATTCAGCTGGTGCCCGTTTGGGACATCATCCTCACCAGCCACCGAAGCGATTTTAAGGATCCTCATCAGGTAGCTAACTGCCTGAAAGACAGCTACACTGCTCTGACTGGTCTTACTGCCCAGATCCAGGAGGGAGAAGAATTACTGAGTGTTGAGAAGGAGGCTAGGCTTTTCCTAGAGGATGTGAAATCCTGGGAGGTATCTGATCCTGAAGAGCAGCTTAAAAAGCTGATAAATTTCATGCAAAGattgagtgaaaaaataaaaagttataacaCTTGGACTAATATATGCCTCACAGATAGGGGTCTGCAGAATTTTCTGTTAGACACTGTCAACTTCTGCAAAAAGTATTCCATATATGAAACTAAATTTATTAAATCTCAGTTGTGCAGCCTTTTGGATCCTCACATCTACAAAGTGACAAACTTTCCTCAGGCTCATTCCATCATGCAGTGGATATTTCAGTCAGAACCAGAGGAAGAGAATGTCAATATCACCCAATTTTCtgaattaattaaaatctttaaaaaaaaccagaatgaCCTTATGGAAGTAAAGGCCAAGTCTGAATCCACAGAATCAGTGGAGGAAGCTCAAAGCAAGGTGACTTACGAGGTCAGCTTGTCTCTTGGCTGCTTCTTGAGATACCTCCAAGAAACGGGGCAGCCAGACACACACATCTTGCTACTTTTGATTGCAGCTGGTGCAGGATATCATGCGGTAAACAATACATTTCAGTATCTCCTTGGGTGTGATGAGTTAGACTTCCTACTGGATAAAATGCAAACTGCCCTAGATAAATACCAAGagctcaaaaatatttgcaactacAAGGCTCAGGCATTCCTGGTGCTCACAGGTCTGACAGCTACACTTGGCATCAAAGTTGCTTctccagaagagaaaacagaacgcTTGGCATTAGTAAGACATCACATGGGACAATCTTTGTCTAAAGAAGTTGTACATGTCCTCACCAAACCTGGGGCAGATCATGATTGGGAAAACCTAGAAAAAGACTTGAGATTGCTCATTGATGGGGATTATGAGGTCACCGTCTCTTCATTGCAAATGGAGGATGTGAAAAAACAATTGCAAAGTCTTTTCCATGGAAAGAAACAGCCCCATGAACCACATGATAATGAAAGTAACAAACGGGAGGTCATTGAAAATAGAGCCTTCCTAGAAATACTCCAGCGTCTAGGCCTAGAACATTACTACCCAAAAATGATGAGCAGAGCTAACTTCCATATGATCTACAAGAATCCTGTGTACAACACCCAGCCCTGCTCTGAAAGAGAGCTTCCCTTCTATTTCCTACAGAAGCTACTGATGCTGGATTATGGGCTGAGATACCTGATCATTAAGGATGATGAATACACAGAGAAGCAAGTCTATCCAAGCACCTCAAATCAAGAAAAGGAGGCTTTTGATCCATATGAAGATCTATTTGAAGACAGTAATAGCACCACTAATCCTTCAGCAACCACTAATGCCAGGCCCTACATTCACCCTatggatatacagatggcaattCTTCACTGTGCAGATGATTTTGCCAGACAATACATTTTGGCCAAACTTTCCATTTGTCAGTTTGCCCTCCCCCTTCTCATACCTAATCCTTGCAATGCTCAAATTGAATTCTCTCTCTGGTCTCTCAGTCAAATTAGGAGGAGCTGGCAGCAAACAGGGAAATCAATAAAAGAGGAGAAGGACAATTACAAAAATCAGCAGATGTGTCATGTCTCTACCCCCATTGTGTCTTTTATTAGAGTTGGAAATGGCTTCTCTGCCTCCAAATCTCAGATCATGAACTGTCTTCTCAGTAAAAGGAAACATGATGTCTTTTTTCACCGACATTGCAAAGGGAGCAGCAAAGACTGTCTCTTGATGGGAGGTGTGGTGGAAGTTGCCTGGTTCTGTCCTGGGGGTGAAGATCAGGACAGGTTTGACAACTGCCTGACCTTCATCAATCTTCATGGAGATGCAAAGGAACATGAGAAGCAACTTGCCTTTTTGCAGGAGGTCTCTTCTCTCATTGTGGTCCTCATGTCAACTTCTGATGACAATAAAGAAACCCGAAAAATTGTCCATGACCTGTGtcagaaatcaaaaactttaatctgtttgcttgatgataaagaaaaaaacgtGGCAAATAACTCTGGCCCAAGAGTGAGAATTGGGGTCAGGAACAGAAATGAGGCAGAATTAATAGAGGAGCTCACAACTACAATCAGACGTTTGTTAGAGCTTTCTGACACTGCACTCAGCTTGGAGAACTGTGCCCAAATTGCTCGCAAGCAAGGATTGCTTATTGATGAAGACCAGAGAGAATGCAAGGAAGCCAAAGAAAAGGCAGAGATTCTAATGGCCCTActgggagaaatggaaatacctcagatgaaggaaaatttACTACCCCTTCAGGGAAAACTGTGGCAACTTTGGTGTAAAAAGGACAAAGAACTCTATCATCTGAGAGAAAAAGGGAATCGAAGCATTGAACAACACAAGAGTGAGATTGAGACAGATAAACAAATGATACGATGTCAACAGTTGAGAAAAGCCTTTCCTCTCAACGATTTAATGCATTCTGTCCTTGAAATTCTCCAAAATCATTCAGAAACTCACACCAAACTCTACTTCTTGCAATGGCTGAGTGTGTTTTTAGACAATTTGACTGCAGGACACTTGGAAAaactaaatgagaagaaaaaggccTTGTGGTCACTGGtccaaaaaggaaagcaagaggCACCAAAGAGCAACTCTCTGAAAGGCTTGCAAAATGAGATAGAAGTTATCTCCAGAGAGATTAGTGACTGCACCTTGGGAATTGAGCAACTTCTCAGAGAAGTTGGCCAGATCTATGAAGCTCTGGAAGAAGCTTCATCCATGAAAGATACcctatttctctcccttccccacattGCTGCAGATCTGATGCTATCTGGTTTTCCCATTGAGCTAATGGATGGGGATGCTTGTTATGTGCCCCTGAGGTGGGTGACAGCTGTTTTTGACAAGGTCTCTGAGAAACTTGGAAACAAACGGCTCTTTGTTCTCTCTGTCCTTGGCCTGCAGAGCTCAGGGAAGTCCACCCTGCTGAATGCACTTTTTGGGCTGCAGTTCACTGTCAGTGCTGGGAGGTGTACCCGGGGGGCCTACATGCAGCTTCTGAAGGTGGAGGAGACATTCGCAAAGGAACTTGGCTTTGACTTTGTGCTTGTTGTGGACACAGAAGGACTTCGGGCCCCAGAACTCAGCAACAAGTCCCGGAATCGTGACAATGAGTTGGCAACCTTTGTCATCGGACTTGGAAACTTGACTCTGATCAATATTTTTGGGGAAAATCCATCAGAAATGCAAGATATTCTACAAATAGTTGTCCAAGCTTTTCTGAGGATGAAACAAGTAAAAATATCTCCTAGTTGCCTCTTTGTTCATCAGAATGTGGGAGAAATTACAGCTAAAGACCAAACTATGGAAGGACGAAGGCGGCTAGAGCAGAGACTGGACCAAATGGCAGCAACAGCAGCTGAAGAAGAGCAGTGCTCAGATGTAACCCGCTTTCGTGATGTCATTAAGTTTGATGTTAATACCCACGTCTACTACTTTGCTCACCTCTGGGATGGCAATCCCCCAATGGCCCCTCCCAATCCTCGTTATAGCCACAATGTCCAAGAACTGAAAAGCAGAATTCTTGTGACTGCCCAACAGGAATCTAGGGGAAGCATCATGAAGATATCAGATGTAAAATTCCGAGTTCAAGATTTGTGGAGAGCACTATTGaatgaaaactttattttcagtttcagaAATACCCGAGAGGTCATGGCCATGAGCAAACTGGAAACCATGTATAACTACTGGACATGGGAGTTGAGGAGCCATGTGCTGAGCATACAGGACCAGCTGATCAACCAGATTCAGAATGAAAAAATCCAGACACTCGAAACACACACAATTGAGGCTCCAGTTACAGAGAAATATGAGGCCATCAAGCaagaacttgaaaaatattttaatgaagacCCAGATAGTGAAGTGCTGGTACAGTggaaaggaaattttgaaaataagctAATAATCCTTAAAGAGGCATTCATTTTAGACAGCCAAAGAAAAGCCAAAGAACttcttagttttaaaaagaatcaagaaaaactGCATAACAAAAAATCAGGTTATGAAAAGGAATTATTGGAAAAAAGCCGAGAGTTGGCTTTAACTGTAAAGGGCACCCAACTGAGTGAGGAAGAGCTACATGAGAAATTCAACACACTTTGGAAAAAATGGGTCTATGATTTGTCCTCAACTCACTCTCCAATCGCAGAGCCTAAAATTGAAGTGGATTCTGAAAACATCCTTTTGGATTATTTCAAAAAGGAGAAAGACAGGGCAAGCATACTGAATAAAAATTATGGAGAAAACTTTGAAatcaaatatgaaaaacatatcaaaatgaacaagaaatatcTGAACTTAGTTACAATGACATTAGAGGTCCAGGACAAAGAGTCCATAAATATGACTACTAACCGCATTGTTTCAAAAGTTAATGAAACTATTAACAACATTTGTAGGCAAAAGCATGATTACAATCCAGCTTATTTCTATGAAATCCTGAGAATAATAGATGAGGAGGTGAAATGTGCACCCACTAAGGAAAGATACACATTtacaagaaaatatgaaatagacTTAGCCTTGTATTTATTCCAAAGAGCATCAATGAAGTTTCATCATATGCACAAGGAATTCAAGAGAGCAAATGATCCTGTAAACTATCTGGAAAGCAAGAAAGATGATTTCTTCATGAGTTTTAAGATCTCTTGTCAGGGAGCAACCTCAATTAAaacatttgttgattttctgtggCACAAACTCACCACTGCTGTCTCCAACACCATAAAGAAAAACATGGCCCGCAAAATTGCTGGGGACATGCAAGCCACCTGCTCGGCATTCAATGGAAACAGGGCTAACCTGGAGAAACACATTCTCATCTCTCTGGCAGAAGAGGAAAATTTTGATAATTGTTGGCAGTACCTTCATAATCCGGAATCATATTTTAAGAATTACATTGAAAACCACATTAAAAGATATTGTTCTGACAAAGGAAGtgaaaaaatgaagacatttttaaaaataagttcagaTGAAATCAAGAATGCCATCCTCTCAGCTATTCAGGCATCTACAGCAGTAGCTAAAGATAAAAGCAGCACTGTGTCTGGGTGGTTGGATTTGTTCTGTGATCACCTGGGGAGTAACTTGATCTTTCCACGAAAAGACTTGATAAGCATTGAACACCAGGAGATAAAAGATATTGACTTTCTCAAAGAAGCCATGAGTAAAGCTTTGGATCCTGAAATGAAGAGAGTAGAACAGAATGATTTGTATATGTTTGTAGAAGAAATCATTCCTGAAATCCAGAAAATGCTCACTGAACAtctctgtggctgctgggaaCAGTGTCCCTGCTGTAGAGCAATTTGTACAAACACAATCCCTATGCATGATGGAGACCACAGTGTTCCCTTCCATCGTCCACAGGCTGTCAGTGGAGGAAGGTGGTACAAAACAGACCATTTTGTCATTGATTGCTGTACCAGTTTGGTATCAAGTGattgtgttttggttttgggaGATGGCAGGAAAGTCCCATATAAGAACTATCGACAGGCAGGAGGGGAATATGCCAGGTGGAGTATCACCCCAGACACATCCACCCAGCCATACTGGAAATGGTTTGTCTGCCACTTCAGATTAAAGCTAcaagaaaaatatctcaaaagATTTGAAGGTAAAGGTAAAATTCCTGATGCATGGGACAAAATTACGAAACAGGATGTGCTTaatgacttgaaaaaaaattaa